The DNA sequence TGGAGTCTTCGCGACAAACTGATCTGTTGGCGTATATGAAAAGACGCGTGCTTTGATAGCAGGATACTACAAAACTCCCTACCTGAGCATAGTATTCAAGGGGACGTATTGTAACTCCCGCAAATCATCAGGGCATCCCCGGCTTTACTCGGTTCAGCCACGATGAATATCCTGCATCCGGTGATGATTGTAATGCGGCAACCAAACCAGTCTGCAAGATCACCTGCAAGTCATGCACCGACGAGGGCTTCAGTCGAGAGTATTGACACAACGCTTTTTTGCAAGATGGGAGCACGAGATCTCCTGTCTTGATGTCCTGCCCGAATGCTGTTCCTCGTTATCATAGTAACCCTAACGGCTAACCTACTTTTTCTCGGAGAATTCAGTGGAATGATCCATGCCCAGCATTAGTACTGATGAAATAGCCGTACTCATCGGCTCCCTTTTTCAGGACGTAGTAGCTATCTGAAGGGATCCACCTAGTCAAGAAGTAGTTGCTTGGATAAACCATTTTCATACATGAATAAGAGTCTCCAGTATAAGTTTGGCTTAGAATCTATCTGGAATGTTTGTTATTATCGAGGTCAGACGAGGAACAATGCAACCAAGTCGAAGTAACTGATCAAAATATGGCCAACTTGAACAAAGAAGCTATGCAATTAAGGCAATCAGACAACCGATAGAGAATTGCAGTCGCTTAATAGCAATATACAGTTTGGTGAGATTATAATGAGTTCATTTATCAGGCACAATCCACCCGTCGACAAGCTTGCCCAATTTTTCCAACCGCTTTGGGCCAAACTTAACCGCCTCAAGACGTGGAGAAGACTTATCGGGCATTGTCACACTAATACGGATTAATAAACAAGTTCACTAGGATCGACGACCGGGATACAATTACTGGTAGATCAAGCCGTTGGTACCGGCAGTAACCTGTGGGGTGTTGAGGCGAGTCACCCGACCTCCCAGTTTGGCGATCTCAGAGATATAACTACGATGATGAAGCATTAGAACCACTCACAATGTTATATTAACGCTGAGAACTACCTTTTCTCCCATTTATTGGTCACTTGgttcaattcattcttctGGAACAGCAATCGCATAGCCTATAAGGATTAGTAGTGTCCATACACAGGTAGGTTGGGTTAACCAACGTAGGTCGTCGGCATGTTGGAAATGCTTGATGTCTTGCTGAACCTTGACTCTCAATGAACAAATTCTGGGGTATTCGAAGATTCAAATGGGAATTTTTCTAAAGCTCAACCAATTTTATCCCTAAGTGAATTGTGGGGCGGACACGTCAGTTGATCACCTTCTGTTGTGACGTGTCAGATAGAAAAGCAACGAGCAACGAAGTACTAGTCAAGGCTCAGAACTTACATTCACGGGTAAATTGCCCGTGTCTCATCGGTATTGCTAGATGATCTTTACAAATCCAGGCTTTCCTACAATATCAAAATGTGGAGTTTCCCTATGTTGTTGCTTCTCCCCATTGAGAAATATAGTGCGACATCGAGACAAattgatatatattctgCACAAACTATACAATAATGACTCCTGAGATATGTTATCGAGGAAATCATGAAGCCGAGAACCACATCAGTGCCGCCATGATGGTCAGGATACTATAAGCTATATATTAAATTGTAAACGAGGCGAAGCTCAATGCATGTTCTCAGCTATCCAACACATCGAAAGGACGTTGTGTTAAGCACTGAGGTCGCAAATCCTAAATTTACTGAACTCCGTCCCTTGTTTGCTTGATCAATAAGGTCTGTATGTAATACTTTTCCGCGTTTATTAGCACTACTTTAGTGGCATAGATCGGCTGGACAACTGGTTGTGTCGAAGAACAGGCCAATGGGTGCTTGTAGTTGGCTTAAAATCCACTTTCAGACGCGCACACGTAGTAATTCGGCTACAGTTTGGAGCAATGTTTCTCAACGGCATGGTTTTACATATGGACCTGGTTGATTCTGTTCCCGTATATGATGCCTATGTCCCAGCAGCCGTCCTTTTCAGCAACCTTGTAGAACCTGTTGCAGTTTAAGTCCACGCGTTCGTGTGTGAGTATGCTACCGCTGGATGCTCATAATCATACAATCATTACGAAAGATTTACAGCAACCACATCAATTGAGCGCTCACTTTACACCAATGAGTGTTTCAAAAACGTCCGTTGTGAAGTTATTTTCCACGACCATCTCGGATGTTACCCATATAAGTCGCAGCTGGCATACTAATAACCCCATCTCGATGTGGATGTCTCCTTGGTTTTGAAGACTCTGCCTCCAACTCCGCACATCAGCAAGGAttaaagacaaagaaagatgtcAGGCGTGTGTGCCGCACTACGGTACATCTATTTGTGGCCTCGGAGCTTGCACTCGAAGGCATATTTGACCGCTAATATGCATGCGCAAAACTTTTATCATGCTACGGGATAAAGTCATCGCCCGGGTACATGTACCCGGATACGGTACAGCATGATCACGCAGTGTCaacccttttctttgttttaCTTCCTTATGTTGCCATTCACTCTTTTCCGATCTAGTACCAGTGAGCTGGGTCTTCCCCTGGTTGCAGATTTGAGTCGGCAATTCCTAGTTAGCTATGCAAAATTGCTACCCGACGAGGTAGGTACTTCACATAAACGGCTACCTCATTTCCACGAGAGCTTGATGCACTCAAAGCTTCTCTGGAGACTGAAGCATCTATAAGAGCGAAACATGTACAATTTCTGAATGTCTTCTTTACAGGGCGCTGTTCCTTCACTTTTTAATAACATGTCTATTATTCCTAGTCTACAAAAAAAAGACGTAGCAATATATCTGCGATGCGAAGAGACCTCTCCTACATATATAATCTGTATATTTTTCCCAAGGGCTAAATCATGTACTACTTCAAAGAGGGCCAACAGGGCCACTTATTGGTGGACTCGATAATTTCGATATACAGACCATCAGTGAGGGCCCATAGCCGACTCGGGAGCGTGTACCCGAGTGTGGAAGAACGGGCTTCCCGATCACTAAGAATGCTGAACTTGCTGCCTCTTAGCcgagaatagaaaaggagaaaagaatgaaacaGACCTATTGCTTAAAAGGCTTCTTGGATGCTCGCAGTCTCTCTGTCCAGAGTGAAATATACGTTGTCGAACCGGTCTTTTACTGCTCCCGAAGTAACAGAACGATCAGTTAAAACATGTCACCCACCTGCCGCAGCCGTCCACTGTTGAATAGACGTCCAGCGCCCAAGATATCGATTAAATTTGACAACTCCAGACAACGATATACGACGGGTGAACagattgaaggagaagctaAGGTTACTGTGGATGCCGAAACCAAGTTTAGTGAGATCAATATCAGCCTGGAAGGTCCGCCTTCCTGTTATTCATTACAACTATTGCTGAATTAGACTGACGTTGAGCCTTTGTAGGTTCGTCGCGGGTGACATTGTTGCAGCCCATAACCACTCAGCTGGAGACCAGCACCTCTCATACATTTCTAACCCTCGATCAACCTATTGACGACGTAAACTACCCGGCTTCTCGTATTCTCAGACCAGGCAAAGTCTACAACTTTCCGTATACATTCATCGTTCCAAACCGATTTCCTCTGAAGCCATGCAGCCATGAGGCAACCCACACTAGCATCAGACAGGCACATACAGAAGCTCCGCCTAGTCTGCTTCTGAGGAACTTGTCGCAAAGCCTATGCGAAATCTCCTATCTCATCCGTGTTGTCGTGTGTCAGCAACATCCAAACAATGGAAAGCTGGAGACACTAGCTAGTTGTACGAAACCCTTGCATCTTGTCCCTGTCCATGGGGGAGGGCTTTCTTCCAGCAGGTCTGAAAAGCACATGTATAGGTCCAGTATCGTGCAAGAAGTCAAAAGCCAATGGAAAAAACAGGCGCTGGGTCGACTTGAAGCCGTGGTATCTATATTACAGCCCATCCAGGTTCCTTCACTATGTCTACCAACCGACACGGTGAATACCGATGTTGCCTTGCAGCTTCGATTTGATCCAGTCAGAGACACACTGCCCCCCAGACTTGCCAAAATCCACCCTACTCTCAAACAGTCGACTCTGTTTAGCACAAAGCCGCAGGACGATTATCCATCTATTGATAATATAATCGCCGACCAAATGTCTCGAGGGGCCCATGTCCAAGTCAGCTCCCTTCCCTCACACACCATCTCATCCATCAGGTGGACCAAGCATATGTTACCGCAATATTCGGGTTCTTCCGGCTTTGACCAGTCTTCTCAGCCCAGCTCTACGACACAAACTGGACTCTCTCTCACCCCCAGCTCTGGCTGTTATTACACAGCATCGGTTATGGTCCCAGTCAGCCTACCGAGCAACAGCGACCTTGCGCCCACATTCCATTCCTGCCTTGTTTCGCGTGCCTACGCTCTCGAGCTCCGTCTTTCGTACTGTATGCCGAATGCGTCCGTCTTTCAACGAATGTCCACGCTAGAGGTACCTGTTAAGATTATTGGTGTGAGTACGCTGGACACGAGCGGTGACAACCTCCCGAGCTACAGTTCGAGTACGCCAGAGAAGCCGTCACACTTTGTTTCTCTACCCACCCCATACTATATCGAACGGAAGTCATGGAATACAGAATATTCGGAGAATAATTTACGAGGTATAAAGTGCTTGCAGGCTCCTGAGTGGCACGAGGCATGCACTCTACCGACATATAATGATGTTGTTACACGATCAGCGAAATTGCCATAGCGGCTCCTCGTCAATGCATGACTGTTTCTGAATGGCGGCTCACATGAaaagctggaagagatctGAACCTTACTTGAGAACCAACGACAGGGGCTTAAAAGCAATTGAGACAAAGGGCTCTGTACATATGCTCTGATGTTGGATACCTCATCGATGGATATGATTTTCAATCGTAGACACAAGTTGCACCTCAGAAATAGGGCCGATTTTGGGTAGTATAAACCTCTGATACACGGAATCAATACATGCGTATTGCGCATTCTTCCGTGCTCTAGAATGCTGTTGCCTTTCGCAGGTGTTGTATACATTGTACCATGTATGTTCAACGGACCCCCAGCTTCTGATTCACTTAGTCACCTTCTATTGTAATAGCCTTACATGTGAGAAACCCACTTCGCTACACAGCATGAGACGAGCTAAGACACGCCATCAAAAGTAATTTTGAGTGCTTACGGAATCATCGCCCTGTTGTATGTGATTTTAGGGTACGGCTATACTGAATCCGCCCCCGGATGTCCATGAGATCCGGCCCGGAAGTAGGGCACGTGGCAGGGTTTCCGGGTTCCCACACTCCCGAGTCCCGGGCCGTGAGTCCAAGAGACGCTAGGCCATATGTGAATGGCTAGTATATGTGGAAGATTCTACTTAGAAGGTCTTGGGTATCTCAAACCGTCGTTTCGCAATCCGCTTGGCATAAAGCTCGAGGATCCAGATTTTAATCTTAAAGTCCCGGGGCAGGGTCTGAAGCAGCATGCACTGCACTCTTGCACATCTCGCTCTTATGCCTCCTGCCTCGCATTACTCTCCACAACCCAGATCAGAAGACCTTAGCTGTTCACCAAGCAAAGATGAATAACACCGCTCTCTATGCCAACGAAAATGGGGAGCTCTGCGGTCGCCGAGATTTGCCAATCCCCCAACCTATCGAAGGCGAAATCCTAATTCAAGTCCTCTTCACTGGTGTGAACCGTTCTGATATCACCTCGGTAAAGCTCCTAGGCTCTCGCAATCGAGTCCTTGGTAATGACTTCTGCGGACGCGTTCTCGATGTTTCTGGTCTGGCAGACACTGCTTTTGAACCTGGGGATATAGTGGCTGGGTACACGATCGCAAATCATGATCGGCCTCTCCGATACGGATCTCACCAGTCGTACATCTCTATCCCACCGAAGAACATTTTTAAGGTGCCAGAAAATGTACCACCTGCTAATGCTGCGGGCCTTATGACTGTTGTTCAGACTGCCAATGATGCCCTTTTGAATCTACACCTGCCTCTCCCATCAATGACCCAAGGGCCAACGGATGGAGTCTTTGTGATTGCAGGTGGCGCCACAACAGTCGGTATCTCGACTATTCAGCTTGCACGTAGCATCGGCATCAAATCTATCATAGTCACGGCTTCGCCGGGTCGCCACGAGCTGCTTGAGAGCCTAGGTGCAACACGCTGTTTTGACTACAGGAAGGATAGCGTTGTGCAGGACATCAAGGCGGCTGTAGAGGAAACTGGTCTTGGACCGGTATTTGGCCTCGACGCAGCCGCGACACCTGACGCTGCAAAAATACTCTTGGACGCCTTAGCAGACCGGGATGATACTCATTTAGCATCGCTCTCCCCTTGGGCTGGAGACCGTTTCGAATTTGTCCTCGGTGGCCGTGATTACGATGTCATTTTCCATCCTCCTGGTGCACCAGAGCCATTTGTCAGTCTTGCTAGGCCGGCTGATGCGGCGAAAATGTGGGACAGTCTCATGTGGGTACTTCAGCACTATGGAAAAGAGTTTAAGTTGCCGGTTATTGAGGTATTTGAGGGACCTGCAGAGGAGGCTCTGGAAGAATTAGAGAAAGTGGCGGATCAGGGGAAGTTTGGAAAGCTTGTGTTGAAACATCCTTTGATCTAATACTTAGAAAGTGCGAATCAGTGTAGTAGTTAAGCTATTGTTGCAGGTTCAAACTGAGTAGCTGCCCCAGCTAAAAAGACATTTTATGGATCAATGGCACGGTTACTGAACCAAATTCTGCACAGAGTCTTCCTAACCAGCACGAGATTCTTTACATGTACCAGTCACCAGTTTAAAGCGATGACTCTATATGGTGTTCAACTATACTTACTAAAAGAGCATATGAAGCATGAAGGACAAAGCAATACAACAAGAAATGACTTACCAGTTTCCCGCAATCGCATTGATCCCACTGGCAGTCTGTTTCCAAGGCACTGAGAAGCACTAAAAGGCGGCTTGAAGTTTTGGCCAGGatctatttctttctttttcggcAATTTTTCCAGTATTGGTACGCGCACTCCTCGCGCTCAAATCCGTAAATATTGACTTTAAGGCCAGGAGGTATTGATTGGCACATTGTCCCTGGGATCGGATACTTTTGAGTGAGTTCCTTGTCATCCCCACCACAAAAGTCCGATGGTTTCAGGCCTCGCTCAGCTAGGATGAATGATCAATCGTCTtgcgatgaggatgaaacaTGTGCCAATGTATTAGCGCCGTAAGCAAAAGTCAGTTATCTTGCATTGCTTCACAAGACCTATGGTTCGCTAAGATGATATAGTAAGATTAAGAGTCGATTACTTAGAGTACGAAGAGGTGCCACCTACTTGTAGCGGCAGATATCCTTCAGCATGCAAGCCACACGAGGGGATGGAGCGAATAGACATCTTACTCATTGTTAAGCCATCCCAACACCAGAAAACGTGTGTCTTCCCAGCAATCGCAGAGCATCAACTTATCAATCAGTTTCAGCCTCTTCGTATCCAACGTTACCCCCTCTCTATCGCGTAAGCCTTTTAGCCTCATCCAGGCTTAGCTGCAGAAATGCCGGCATTTACGCTCTCCAATCCCGAGCAAACACACGCTCTCGGCAACGCTAGTACACACAGCCTCGCCTGGGCGGCGGCTATTGATAACCCTAGAGAAGACAATACTGGACCGTCGAAATTGCAGGATTTCCTATCCCAGTATGTTACTTTTGTGGCTGCAGAAATTGAGGCCCAGCACTATCGATTTGCCAATCACTAAGCCTTGTGACCATACCTCCTTTATCATGACTTTGTCTATCAATATTCCAATAGGATAAACATGATTATAGAAAGGCTCTCTAAAGTAGAACATATAAATAACCCGTATGATCTCTCTGTGTCAATGTATCCAAAGTAACTTCGTCAGTATCCATCTGAAATCCCCAGATAACAAGACTCGTTTAACAGAACTTCCTTGCATCCTTTCGCTTCGTTTATTATGAGTCCAAACAAGTCCTACAAAACCGGCGAAGCTTTCAACACTGCCCTAGGTGCTGGCCTGCGCAGTACATGGGCTGGGGCAGATGCCATCCACGGTGCTGTTAATGCAGGAGTTAAAATTCAAGGTGCCGTTGCCGAGCACAAGGTATGTATCTCTATCTATCTACAGAAATTATAAATCAGTTTGGAGGGTGATTATGGTGTCCGCTGACTTTGACATAGTGGACCAAAGCGAGGGTCAACGAACAGCTGCAGAGAGCTCAGCACCCGGATGGCAAACCTAGGGTTGATCACTCGGCGCAGTATCAGGCTGCGAACCCTGTATGTATTTGTCCTACGACATATACTGTAAGCTGGCTAATTTGATTTCGATAGACACTGAGCAATCTTGGAAACGATAAGAAC is a window from the Aspergillus oryzae RIB40 DNA, chromosome 6 genome containing:
- a CDS encoding uncharacterized protein (predicted protein) — its product is MSPNKSYKTGEAFNTALGAGLRSTWAGADAIHGAVNAGVKIQGAVAEHKWTKARVNEQLQRAQHPDGKPRVDHSAQYQAANPTLSNLGNDKNLYNRVNGQR
- a CDS encoding zinc-binding alcohol dehydrogenase family protein (predicted protein), producing the protein MNNTALYANENGELCGRRDLPIPQPIEGEILIQVLFTGVNRSDITSVKLLGSRNRVLGNDFCGRVLDVSGLADTAFEPGDIVAGYTIANHDRPLRYGSHQSYISIPPKNIFKVPENVPPANAAGLMTVVQTANDALLNLHLPLPSMTQGPTDGVFVIAGGATTVGISTIQLARSIGIKSIIVTASPGRHELLESLGATRCFDYRKDSVVQDIKAAVEETGLGPVFGLDAAATPDAAKILLDALADRDDTHLASLSPWAGDRFEFVLGGRDYDVIFHPPGAPEPFVSLARPADAAKMWDSLMWVLQHYGKEFKLPVIEVFEGPAEEALEELEKVADQGKFGKLVLKHPLI